A genomic segment from Mesotoga infera encodes:
- a CDS encoding EAL domain-containing protein: MREKILVVDDSAADRVLIGRMLSEYDVLTACDGLEAIKKIDENDDISLIILDLNMPGMNGFEVLEVLKSEDRYKGLSTIILTNHDELDNEIKGLSLGAVDYIRKPISFDAVKVRVNVHLELLRKQRLIEQKLQEQRVTFDTIFDQAPIGIAISYGSDPSNDIGDLDTQINSMVERITGRTREELISLGWAKITHPDDLEKDLDYYEKLRSGEVENYSMEKRYIRPDGSIVWVEMKVASLSLPGERSSSHIALLKDITRRKAIEADLIESERSKSVLLSHIPGMAYRCNYDREWTMQYVSLGCLELTGYSPASLMNNRDLSFNDLIAPEYRKFLWEKWEKALRNREPFRQEYPIVTADGRRKWVLEMGEGIFDEQGAIEALEGIIIDISVRKKIEDDLRYSNEHDRWTGLYNRTYLENLLESDANKRAAGKRAIVGINLSSIQALTTTYGFHYTQELIRNIADSLGRYVTEERMLFNTYENRFAFYIKGYGDRSELAGFCEAIEGTLEPILSAERIGGGIAIVEINEDNERDVDELLKKLLLTSERAIDVENTEIGICFYDAAIESQIVREQEITHALAEVEADESYGGLFLHYQPIIDLRDDTICSFEALARLQIDALGLVHPLEFIPVAEKTKLIVPIGRSIILQALRFLKRLKTIGHTSIGVSINISAIQLLRDDFTISLLKMIGNTEVRPENVCIEITESVVASNNEEINRILGELSNSGIHIAIDDFGTGYSSLARERDLNVNCLKIDRSFIDRLMYLRAEDTITSDIISMAHKLGHCAIAEGVEHEKQREYLKRWGCDKIQGYLISRPLDEEAAIEFLKRYNR; the protein is encoded by the coding sequence GATAATACTTGACCTGAATATGCCCGGAATGAACGGATTCGAAGTGCTTGAAGTCCTGAAGTCAGAAGACAGATACAAGGGGCTGAGTACGATAATACTGACAAACCACGATGAGCTGGACAACGAAATCAAAGGTCTGAGTCTCGGCGCCGTTGATTACATAAGAAAGCCGATTAGTTTTGATGCTGTGAAGGTCAGAGTCAATGTTCATCTTGAACTGCTAAGAAAACAGCGGCTGATCGAACAGAAGCTGCAAGAACAGAGGGTGACTTTCGATACTATCTTCGACCAGGCACCTATAGGCATCGCGATTTCTTACGGCAGTGACCCCTCAAATGATATAGGAGACCTAGATACACAGATCAATTCAATGGTAGAAAGAATCACCGGCAGGACAAGAGAAGAGCTCATAAGTCTTGGTTGGGCAAAGATCACACATCCCGATGATCTGGAGAAGGACCTGGATTACTACGAAAAGCTCAGATCAGGCGAAGTTGAAAACTATTCAATGGAAAAGAGATATATCAGGCCGGATGGTTCGATCGTATGGGTCGAGATGAAAGTGGCTTCCCTAAGTCTGCCGGGAGAAAGATCTTCTAGCCATATAGCTCTTCTTAAGGATATCACCAGAAGAAAGGCGATAGAAGCCGATCTAATAGAAAGCGAGCGCAGCAAATCGGTTCTTCTGTCTCATATTCCCGGGATGGCGTACAGGTGCAATTACGATCGGGAATGGACGATGCAGTACGTCTCATTGGGGTGTCTTGAGCTGACAGGTTATTCGCCCGCAAGTCTCATGAACAATCGGGACCTCTCTTTCAACGATTTGATCGCGCCTGAATACCGTAAGTTTCTATGGGAAAAATGGGAAAAGGCGCTTAGAAATAGGGAACCATTTAGGCAAGAGTACCCGATCGTTACTGCGGATGGAAGGCGCAAATGGGTTCTGGAGATGGGAGAAGGCATATTCGATGAACAGGGAGCGATAGAGGCTCTTGAGGGGATAATAATCGACATTTCAGTCAGAAAGAAGATCGAGGACGATCTCAGGTACAGCAATGAACACGATAGATGGACCGGGCTGTATAACCGCACTTACCTGGAAAACCTCCTGGAGAGCGATGCAAACAAACGTGCCGCAGGGAAAAGGGCTATTGTGGGTATTAATCTGAGTTCAATTCAGGCTCTGACAACGACCTACGGATTTCACTACACACAGGAATTAATAAGGAATATAGCCGACTCGCTTGGCAGATATGTTACTGAAGAACGGATGCTTTTTAACACGTACGAGAATCGATTCGCATTCTACATAAAGGGCTACGGTGATAGAAGCGAACTGGCAGGATTTTGCGAGGCGATTGAGGGAACTCTGGAACCTATCCTTTCGGCTGAAAGAATTGGTGGCGGAATTGCGATTGTAGAAATAAACGAAGATAATGAGCGTGATGTGGACGAGCTATTGAAGAAACTTCTATTGACTTCGGAGAGAGCGATAGATGTCGAAAACACGGAGATAGGTATATGCTTCTATGATGCAGCGATTGAAAGTCAGATAGTCCGCGAGCAGGAAATAACACACGCGCTTGCCGAGGTTGAAGCCGATGAAAGCTACGGCGGGCTGTTTCTTCACTATCAGCCGATCATAGATCTAAGAGACGACACGATTTGCAGCTTTGAGGCTCTTGCTAGACTTCAAATAGACGCGCTCGGCCTTGTGCATCCTTTGGAGTTTATTCCCGTGGCCGAGAAGACGAAGCTGATTGTACCGATTGGAAGAAGCATTATCCTTCAAGCGCTTCGTTTCCTGAAAAGGCTAAAGACCATCGGCCACACTTCGATCGGTGTTTCAATCAACATATCTGCGATACAGCTTCTGAGAGATGACTTCACAATCAGCCTGTTAAAGATGATAGGAAATACTGAAGTTCGGCCAGAGAATGTCTGCATAGAGATCACGGAGTCGGTTGTCGCATCAAACAATGAGGAAATAAACCGTATTCTTGGTGAGCTGAGTAATTCCGGGATCCATATAGCGATAGACGACTTCGGGACGGGCTACTCATCCCTTGCCAGAGAAAGAGATCTGAACGTGAACTGCCTGAAGATAGACAGATCCTTCATAGACAGACTGATGTACCTCAGAGCCGAGGATACTATTACAAGCGACATAATTTCGATGGCTCATAAGCTCGGGCACTGCGCCATAGCAGAAGGGGTAGAGCACGAAAAGCAAAGAGAGTATCTGAAGAGATGGGGATGCGACAAAATTCAGGGGTATCTGATCAGCAGACCTCTGGATGAAGAAGCGGCGATAGAATTCCTCAAGAGATACAATCGCTAG